The nucleotide window ATCTTCTCTGCGCCAATCGTTTGACGGTCGGCGGGCGCAAGGTTTTGCTCAAAAATATCAAGGCCCCGGTTTTAAATTTGGTGGCCACCAAGGATCATCTGGTGCCGCCCGCCAGCTCATTGGCGTTGAATTCAAAAATCGGCTCCGCCGACGTCGCCACGATTGAATTTCCGGTCGGTCATGTCGGCCTTTCCGTCAGCTCTTCCGCCATCGCCAAACTTTGGCCGCGCGTCATCGAATGGCTGAAATCCCGTTCCGGCTCGCCTCGGACGAGAAAAAAAATCTCTAAGTAGTCCTGCTTAAGCAGTTTTGCCAAATTGAAACGCCCTGCACCGGCCGCTAAGATAAACAAGAGACGTCCCCAAGGGGCCGATGGAGCCGCCTGGGGAACAGACGGCAAGGAACGGCTGACAAAACGAGAAACTCAAATACTAAGAATGATTGCGATGGGCGCGATGAACAAAGAAATTGCCAGGTCGCTGGGCATCTCCAGGAGAACCGTCGAAGTGCATCGATTGAATTTGAGAAACAAATTAAGAAAAGCCCGGTTGGCCGAGCTTGTTCGTTTCGCTCTTGAAGAGGGTCTCATTAACTGATATTGAAAAGGAGGCGGCTATGCCAACAGTAAAAACGAACGGTCAAGCAGTCGGACAGGAAGAGTTGCTCAAGTTTTGGGGTGATTTTTATTTAAAAGGCCTCAAAAACGTCCTTGAGACTCAAGAATTGTCCGCGAAGCTGACCCGGGAGTTGTTGACCCAGAGCGCAACCCTATCGGCCGAGACCGTGAAAACAGGGCGCCAATACTTAGAGGCGACCAACCAGGCCTTGGAAGGCGTCGTTAAAGCCGCGACCGAGAACGTCAAACGGACGTTGGACGTCGTTGAGCAATGCTCGGCGCCGGTCCGGCGGCAGTTGAACGATTTAGTCAAACAAGCTTCGAACTGACTATAGCTGAAGGACTTTTTTCCTCCCCGTCAAGGGGGAGGATGATGGTCCAGGGTCCGCCCCGCCTGTCGGCATCCCTTCCGGCCCTTGAGGCCGGCAACGGTGCACGGGAGGCGGGGCTAATTTTTTATACTGACATTGAGAAATTCACGATTGGAGGACCCCCATGCCTGAAACTCAATTGACTGCGATTGTCGAGCGACGTTCCAACAAGCTTTTCGGTTTAAACGCCCTGGTGACAGGATCTTCGCGAGGGATCGGCCGCGCCATCGCGCGAAGCCTCGGCGCGCACGGCGCCAATGTGGCGGTTCATTGCCGCCAAGGCGTCGACGAAGCGCAATCATTGGCTTTGGAATTGTCCGCCGCCGGCTCCCGCGCCATGGTTGTTTGCGGGGATTTGGCCAAGGAAATCCAAGCGCGTCGCGTGGCTGAAGAAGTTTTAGGGGCGTTTTCCGGAATCGATATTTTGATCAATAACGCGGGCATCACGCGCGACAAGTCCTTTCTTAAAATGACGCGCGATCAGTGGCAGGACGTCGTGGAGACGAACCTCAACAGCCTGTATTCCCTGACCCAGGCCGTTTTGCCTCAAATGACTCAGCGGGGATGGGGGCGCATCATCAATATCTCAAGCGTGGTCGGTCAAATGGGCGCCTTCGGGCAAACGAATTATGCCGCGGCCAAGGCCGGCATCATCGGTTTCACAAAAGCATTGGCCCGGGAAACGGCGGCCAGAGGCGTTACGGTCAACGCCGTCGCTCCGGGATATATCGAAACCGCCATGACCGCGGCCATCCCTCCCGATGTCAAGGCTAAAATCGTCGAAACAATTCCGGCCAAACGTTTCGGCGCTCCGGAGGAAGTCGCCGAAGCCTGCCTGTTTTTGGCGAGTCGCGAGGCCGCTTACATCACGGGCGCCGTTATCAACGTTAACGGCGGAGTCTACCTATAACCTAATCGTCGATCCTAAGACGGGCGGCGCATCCGCCAAATTCTTCTTGATTCGCGCCTGATCTTGCTCTACCCTTGTTGAGGGGTATTGTTTGCCCGAACAAAAATCGTTGTTTCCATTCCGGCTGGGTATTTGGGCCAAGCTGCTTTTGCTGTTGGTGGGCTTGGCCGTGCCGCCGTTGGTTTTCATCGGGTGGCAGCTGTTGGCCATCAATAAAGAGGAGATCACATCGGCCACGCTTGAGCTTCAAACCAAGCTTGCCGAGAAC belongs to Elusimicrobiota bacterium and includes:
- a CDS encoding response regulator transcription factor codes for the protein MKRPAPAAKINKRRPQGADGAAWGTDGKERLTKRETQILRMIAMGAMNKEIARSLGISRRTVEVHRLNLRNKLRKARLAELVRFALEEGLIN
- the fabG gene encoding 3-oxoacyl-[acyl-carrier-protein] reductase, whose protein sequence is MPETQLTAIVERRSNKLFGLNALVTGSSRGIGRAIARSLGAHGANVAVHCRQGVDEAQSLALELSAAGSRAMVVCGDLAKEIQARRVAEEVLGAFSGIDILINNAGITRDKSFLKMTRDQWQDVVETNLNSLYSLTQAVLPQMTQRGWGRIINISSVVGQMGAFGQTNYAAAKAGIIGFTKALARETAARGVTVNAVAPGYIETAMTAAIPPDVKAKIVETIPAKRFGAPEEVAEACLFLASREAAYITGAVINVNGGVYL